In Etheostoma spectabile isolate EspeVRDwgs_2016 chromosome 20, UIUC_Espe_1.0, whole genome shotgun sequence, the following are encoded in one genomic region:
- the ghsra gene encoding growth hormone secretagogue receptor a, whose translation MPSWPNLSEGLSHNCSWEETNNTARNAEFGLPPLNYYSIPILTAITIACTLLFLVGVTGNVMTILVVSKYRDMRTTTNLYLCSMAVSDLLIFLCMPLDLYRMWRYRPWRFGAALCKLFQFVSESCTYSTILSITALSVERYLAICFPLRAKALVTKRRVRALILLLWTVSLLSAGPVFVMVGVERDNMGPHFNLGMNDTDFSLEAGDTRECKMTHYAVESGLIGAMVWLSSVFFFMPVFCLTVLYSLIGRRLWQRHRETNISSRVAHRDKSNRQTIKMLVVVVLAFVLCWLPFHVGRYLQFRFLDAPSPLLSLLYEYWSLVSVVLFYLSAAVNPILYNTMSWKYRGAAARLFGLADSQPSRGRTASTMKGDGSNGWTESTVSF comes from the exons ATGCCCTCTTGGCCTAATCTCTCGGAGGGCCTCTCCCATAACtgcagctgggaggagaccaACAACACCGCAAGGAACGCTGAATTTGGCCTGCCTCCACTCAATTACTACTCAATCCCTATCCTCACAGCCATCACCATCGCCTGCACGCTGCTGTTTCTGGTCGGGGTGACCGGGAATGTCATGACCATTTTGGTGGTCAGTAAGTACCGGGACATGCGCACCACCACCAACCTGTACCTGTGCAGCATGGCCGTATCCGACCTGCTCATCTTCCTCTGTATGCCCCTGGACCTCTACCGTATGTGGAGGTACAGGCCCTGGCGCTTTGGGGCCGCGCTCTGCAAGCTCTTTCAGTTCGTGTCGGAGTCGTGCACCTACTCCACCATCCTGAGCATCACAGCGCTGTCAGTGGAGCGCTACCTGGCCATCTGTTTCCCGCTGCGTGCCAAGGCCCTGGTTACCAAAAGACGTGTGCGTGCCCTCATTCTTCTACTCTGGACAGTGTCTCTATTGAGTGCCgggcctgtgtttgtcatggtGGGAGTGGAGCGTGACAACATGGGGCCACATTTCAATTTGGGGATGAATGACACCGACTTCTCCCTGGAGGCCGGGGACACCCGGGAGTGTAAGATGACGCACTACGCAGTGGAGTCAGGCCTGATCGGGGCCATGGTGTGGCTGAGctctgttttcttcttcatgccGGTCTTCTGCCTCACAGTGCTCTACAGCCTCATAGGCCGGCGGCTGtggcagagacacagagagacaaacatcaGCTCCCGCGTGGCTCACCGGGACAAAAGCAACAGACAGACCATCAAGATGCTTG TGGTGGTGGTGCTGGCCTTCGTCCTGTGCTGGTTGCCTTTTCATGTGGGTCGCTACCTGCAGTTCCGCTTTCTGGACGCTCCGTCCCCGCTGCTGTCTCTGTTGTACGAGTACTGGAGTTTGGTGTCCGTGGTTCTCTTCTACCTGAGTGCCGCCGTTAACCCCATCCTGTATAACACCATGTCCTGGAAATACCGGGGCGCAGCGGCGCGCCTCTTTGGCCTGGCCGACAGCCAGCCGTCCCGGGGCCGCACAGCCAGCACCATGAAGGGAGACGGCTCCAACGGCTGGACGGAATCCACAGTCAGCTTCTAA